From a region of the uncultured Desulfatiglans sp. genome:
- a CDS encoding putative Histidine kinase (Evidence 3 : Putative function from multiple computational evidences; Product type e : enzyme) produces the protein MMEATTASKETKYTLHELVDIDQLDRLMGLFNKATGLAIAVIDNKGTILVAKGWQKICTDFHRRNPKTNDRCVESDLYINRCIGQGKYVEYQCKNGLVDMAAPIIIAGSHLATIYYGQFFIEGEEPPRTFFETQAKTFGFDLDRYLEALDLVPVISREKAHRIMDYYVALVHFIAETGLARYRQIEAETALRESEARFRIFADFTWDWESWMGSDGSYVYVTPSVERITGYRAEEFIRERKLLIDIVHPEDRSAFAEHLQKELVERKEGNIDFRIITRVGEERWISHYCQPVHDQGGAWLGVRASNRDVSEHKHVERELRKSETRYRAIVEDQTELICRFSLDGVLTYVNGAYCRYFGKEQEELIGNSFHPMIPEEERDLVIATLRSLTPQNPLITHEHRVITPGGDIRWHRWTNRLILDQNGNPYELQAVGRDITDRKLAEATLKEQSQKTRLFAYSVSHDLKSPAIAIHGLTKLLRDKYGKVLDEKGVEYCDKVLQASEHLVSLVQKINMYISAKEVPLHLENCRLKEVVRFVRDNFEIQFNLRNIRFVEPLDLPSIHADRTALLRIISNIVDNALKYGGSKLSTITLSNCEDEDFHIIAVEDDGVGMSGSDSNDLFEIFTRRKNSTGIEGTGLGLAIIKELAEKHGGTAWMEVNPKGGVTVSFSIAKNLS, from the coding sequence ATGATGGAAGCAACGACGGCTTCGAAGGAAACAAAATACACACTCCACGAACTGGTGGACATCGATCAGCTCGACCGGTTGATGGGGCTTTTCAACAAAGCCACGGGCCTTGCCATCGCGGTCATTGACAATAAAGGAACCATTCTTGTCGCCAAAGGTTGGCAGAAGATCTGCACGGATTTTCACCGGCGGAACCCAAAGACCAACGATCGATGCGTGGAGAGCGATTTATATATCAACCGGTGCATCGGTCAGGGGAAATACGTGGAGTACCAGTGCAAGAACGGCCTGGTCGACATGGCCGCCCCCATCATCATCGCCGGAAGCCATCTGGCGACCATTTATTACGGCCAATTCTTCATCGAAGGAGAAGAGCCGCCACGGACCTTCTTCGAGACACAGGCGAAGACCTTCGGCTTCGATCTCGATCGATACCTGGAGGCGTTGGATCTCGTTCCTGTAATAAGCCGCGAAAAAGCGCATCGGATCATGGACTACTACGTAGCCCTGGTCCACTTCATCGCCGAAACCGGGCTTGCCCGTTACAGGCAGATCGAGGCCGAAACAGCGCTGCGCGAGAGCGAAGCGCGGTTCCGCATTTTCGCCGATTTTACCTGGGATTGGGAAAGCTGGATGGGGTCCGACGGGAGCTACGTGTACGTAACGCCCTCCGTCGAACGGATCACCGGCTACAGAGCAGAAGAATTCATTCGTGAACGAAAACTCTTGATCGACATCGTGCATCCGGAAGACCGATCCGCATTTGCCGAGCACCTCCAGAAAGAGCTCGTGGAGCGTAAGGAAGGAAACATCGATTTCAGGATCATCACCCGCGTCGGGGAGGAGAGATGGATCAGCCATTACTGCCAGCCCGTCCATGACCAGGGCGGCGCCTGGCTGGGTGTTCGTGCCAGCAATCGTGATGTCAGCGAACATAAGCATGTTGAAAGAGAGCTGCGAAAAAGCGAAACACGTTACAGGGCTATTGTCGAAGACCAAACCGAGCTGATCTGCCGTTTCAGCCTCGACGGCGTTCTGACCTACGTCAATGGAGCCTATTGCCGCTACTTCGGAAAAGAGCAGGAGGAACTGATCGGGAACAGCTTCCATCCTATGATCCCCGAGGAGGAGCGCGATCTCGTCATCGCGACCCTGCGGTCTCTCACGCCGCAAAATCCGCTGATAACGCATGAACATCGCGTCATCACACCCGGCGGCGACATCCGCTGGCACAGGTGGACGAACCGCCTGATCCTGGATCAAAACGGCAACCCCTACGAACTGCAGGCCGTGGGTCGGGACATCACCGACCGGAAACTGGCCGAAGCGACGCTGAAGGAACAGAGCCAAAAGACCAGACTGTTCGCGTATTCCGTCTCGCACGACCTGAAAAGCCCCGCCATAGCCATCCACGGTCTGACCAAGCTGCTTCGGGACAAATATGGAAAAGTGCTCGACGAGAAAGGCGTCGAATACTGCGATAAGGTGCTGCAGGCATCCGAACACCTTGTCTCCCTGGTCCAGAAAATCAATATGTACATCTCCGCCAAAGAGGTGCCCCTCCATCTGGAAAACTGCCGGTTGAAAGAAGTGGTGCGTTTCGTGCGGGACAATTTCGAGATCCAGTTCAACTTGAGGAACATCCGGTTCGTCGAACCACTGGATCTTCCCTCCATTCATGCGGACCGGACGGCTTTGCTCAGGATCATCAGCAATATCGTAGACAACGCCTTGAAATACGGCGGGTCGAAGCTGAGCACGATCACCTTGTCGAACTGTGAAGATGAGGACTTTCACATCATTGCCGTAGAGGATGACGGCGTCGGCATGTCCGGCAGTGATTCCAATGATCTTTTCGAAATCTTCACCCGCAGAAAGAATTCGACCGGAATCGAAGGGACCGGTCTTGGGTTGGCTATCATCAAGGAGCTTGCCGAAAAGCATGGCGGCACAGCCTGGATGGAGGTCAACCCAAAAGGGGGCGTCACCGTCTCGTTCTCGATCGCCAAGAACTTGTCCTAA
- the mscS gene encoding Small-conductance mechanosensitive channel, which translates to MDETFNEFYKFGDLLVIHGRDIVTALAILVIGLIATQWLIRHLRQVLQKRIAKPPLLNPLIMSLNILMIALVAALALSFIGVPAIVIRRILLAALLGGIGLIVLFRPYLPTLPYKVGNTVEMGGLLGKVEATTFLHTRLRTFDGRTLFIPNRMVFNDIVSNYHYTPTRQIRLYLTIGYREDMLKAKTLLKRVLTEDPRIQEKPAPTVYVLSLTENGVVLSARGWVENQKFFKARCELYERVKLLFDDEGIAFAHPQRDVHLDGQSGGWTEQDTPYRENPVEERI; encoded by the coding sequence ATGGATGAAACCTTCAACGAGTTCTACAAATTCGGCGACCTGCTGGTGATTCACGGCAGGGACATTGTGACCGCCCTGGCGATCCTGGTCATCGGGCTCATCGCGACCCAGTGGCTCATCAGGCACCTTCGACAGGTGCTTCAGAAAAGAATCGCCAAACCGCCGCTGCTCAACCCCCTGATCATGAGCCTCAACATCCTGATGATCGCGCTGGTGGCCGCCCTTGCCCTGTCTTTCATCGGTGTGCCGGCCATCGTTATCCGCCGTATCCTGCTGGCGGCGCTCCTGGGAGGGATCGGCCTCATCGTCCTGTTCAGACCCTACCTGCCAACGCTTCCCTACAAAGTAGGCAACACGGTCGAGATGGGCGGGCTGCTCGGAAAAGTGGAAGCAACCACCTTTCTCCACACACGGCTGCGGACCTTCGACGGCAGGACGCTCTTCATCCCCAACCGGATGGTTTTCAATGACATCGTTTCAAACTATCACTACACCCCCACGCGGCAGATACGGCTTTACCTAACCATAGGCTACCGGGAAGACATGCTCAAGGCCAAGACCCTTCTCAAGCGCGTCCTGACAGAGGATCCCCGAATCCAGGAAAAACCCGCTCCCACGGTCTATGTCCTTTCGCTGACCGAAAACGGCGTGGTTCTGTCGGCCCGCGGGTGGGTGGAAAACCAGAAATTTTTCAAGGCCCGTTGTGAACTCTATGAAAGGGTCAAGCTCCTCTTCGATGACGAAGGGATTGCCTTTGCGCATCCACAGCGGGACGTGCACCTCGATGGGCAGAGCGGTGGTTGGACGGAGCAAGACACCCCGTATCGAGAAAACCCGGTTGAAGAGCGCATATGA
- a CDS encoding conserved exported hypothetical protein (Evidence 4 : Unknown function but conserved in other organisms), translating into MHSSERRKVWIIAALAFALTAGFSAPAAAETVEETGLVDKSAITVRSFMADSQMEWLQQHLKGAKAVLIIPSLVKLGFVLGGSGGSGVLLVRDEKTGSWSQPAFYMIGSVTFGLQIGGEAAEVIMLIQNQKALDQFYATEFKLGGDVSVAAGPVGAGAKSNIMADVLSFAKSKGLYAGLNLEGSIIKVSDSSNHAYYGRAVRPIDILVRNAVSNPGSAELRQELANAVR; encoded by the coding sequence ATGCATTCGAGCGAAAGAAGGAAGGTTTGGATCATCGCGGCCCTGGCCTTTGCGCTAACAGCCGGGTTCAGCGCCCCGGCAGCGGCGGAAACCGTCGAAGAAACCGGCCTGGTCGATAAATCCGCCATCACCGTCAGGTCATTCATGGCAGACTCCCAGATGGAATGGCTGCAGCAACACCTGAAAGGGGCCAAAGCGGTCCTGATCATCCCGAGCCTCGTCAAATTGGGCTTTGTGCTCGGGGGGTCGGGAGGGAGCGGCGTTCTCCTCGTTCGGGACGAAAAAACGGGCAGTTGGAGCCAACCCGCCTTTTACATGATCGGCAGTGTCACCTTCGGCCTTCAGATCGGCGGTGAAGCAGCGGAAGTCATCATGCTGATCCAAAACCAGAAGGCTCTCGACCAGTTTTACGCCACCGAATTCAAGTTGGGCGGAGACGTTTCGGTGGCCGCCGGGCCCGTCGGCGCCGGCGCCAAATCGAACATCATGGCAGACGTCCTTTCCTTCGCCAAATCCAAAGGGCTTTATGCCGGCTTGAACCTCGAGGGATCGATCATCAAGGTCAGCGACAGCTCAAACCACGCGTATTACGGACGAGCGGTGCGCCCCATCGATATTCTGGTGCGCAATGCCGTCTCCAATCCCGGGTCGGCCGAACTGCGCCAGGAGCTCGCCAACGCTGTACGCTAG
- a CDS encoding hypothetical protein (Evidence 5 : Unknown function), whose amino-acid sequence MHGIFSFLASKGSTIGPAPSHPIPADATADRTTKSSSLDGLPHGNPVVPAGQSFQTWRLPGLRQLERKHVLEVPGHPDNLPTAAPGGLDSLFRTLGITVFAGLVVMVEEQRKSGPFAVVGVFEHGEVAVGIAEGQNGSPPDVQGDIEHLFPVDVIGIELVRLDDPLASLGFFEFIDQAAADHPLDGDPVQGPRKDADEVGAAPRNDKDPEIVGAQVVEQFHHRLIDKLGVKSLVTRMTRPPQPAVHSFLEGLDRRACETDHERLLEFSRIQVVQSDLVAIDHGFVWLLFCQFGVDFREGTDALEAESELEGDGFFKAEGAVVVEDGDSFLYRDEGRASGLGDVPDEGQDPILGFTGVPGRKRILAGHHSEERRCGKEQAGEEKSEKRQCEPTSGNPGFHRTSKSMNRDGKDRLHRIKHHPYGRFAGLKRRRPPPPKHKWEYQVNGLPGFPVPRLRIRNHGLPERFPSGWGS is encoded by the coding sequence ATGCATGGCATCTTTTCCTTTCTTGCCTCAAAAGGTTCTACCATCGGTCCGGCTCCATCCCATCCGATACCAGCGGATGCAACGGCCGACCGCACCACAAAAAGCTCTTCATTAGACGGGCTTCCACACGGGAATCCGGTTGTGCCCGCAGGGCAATCATTTCAAACATGGAGATTACCGGGTCTGAGACAGCTCGAAAGGAAACACGTACTTGAAGTCCCGGGCCATCCCGACAACCTGCCAACCGCGGCTCCGGGCGGTCTCGATAGCCTTTTCCGCACCCTGGGCATAACGGTATTCGCGGGTCTCGTCGTCATGGTGGAGGAGCAGCGAAAGTCCGGGCCCTTTGCCGTTGTCGGCGTATTCGAGCATGGCGAGGTCGCCGTCGGAATTGCCGAAGGCCAGAATGGGTCTCCGCCCGATGTGCAAGGCGATATTGAGCACCTTTTCCCCGTCGACGTTATAGGAATTGAGCTTGTCCGTCTTGATGATCCGCTGGCCTCCCTCGGTTTTTTCGAGTTCATAGACCAGGCTGCTGCCGATCATCCGCTCGACGGGGATCCCGTACAAGGTCCCCGAAAAGACGCGGATGAAGTCGGCGCCGCTCCCCGAAACGACAAAGATCCGGAAATCGTTGGTGCGCAGGTAGTCGAGCAGTTCCATCATCGGTTGATAGACAAGCTCGGTGTAAAGTCGCTGGTAACGCGGATGACGCGCCCTCCCCAGCCAGCTGTTCACAGCTTCCTGGAAGGACTCGATCGTCGTGCCTGCGAAACTGATCATGAGCGTCTGCTCGAGTTCAGCCGGATCCAGGTTGTGCAAAGTGACCTCGTCGCCATCGATCACGGCTTTGTATGGCTGCTGTTCTGCCAGTTCGGTGTCGATTTCCGCGAGGGCACGGATGCGCTCGAAGCTGAAAGCGAACTGGAAGGGGACGGGTTTTTCAAGGCAGAGGGTGCCGTCGTTGTCGAAGACGGCGATTCGTTCCTGTACCGGGACGAAGGCAGGGCTTCCGGGTTGGGTGACGTTCCGGACGAAGGCCAGGATCCGATCCTTGGCTTCACCGGCGTTCCAGGAAGGAAGCGGATCCTTGCAGGACACCATAGCGAGGAGCGCCGTTGCGGAAAAGAGCAGGCTGGTGAGGAGAAGAGCGAGAAGCGTCAGTGCGAACCAACGTCTGGGAACCCCGGTTTTCATAGAACCTCCAAGTCGATGAATCGGGACGGGAAGGACCGGCTCCACCGGATCAAACATCATCCGTATGGCCGGTTCGCCGGATTGAAGCGGAGAAGACCACCCCCTCCAAAGCATAAATGGGAGTATCAGGTGAACGGCCTCCCAGGGTTTCCCGTTCCGCGGCTAAGGATCCGGAATCATGGATTGCCGGAACGGTTTCCTTCGGGATGGGGATCTTGA
- a CDS encoding Nonspecific acid phosphatase yields MKTGVPRRWFALTLLALLLTSLLFSATALLAMVSCKDPLPSWNAGEAKDRILAFVRNVTQPGSPAFVPVQERIAVFDNDGTLCLEKPVPFQFAFSFERIRALAEIDTELAEQQPYKAVIDGDEVTLHNLDPAELEQTLMISFAGTTIESFQEAVNSWLGRARHPRYQRLYTELVYQPMMELLDYLRTNDFRIFVVSGSGADFIRVFSGTLYGIPVERMIGSSLVYELEKTEGGQRIIKTDKLNSYNVDGEKVLNIALHIGRRPILAFGNSDGDLAMLEYADNGKGPGLSLLLHHDDETREYRYAQGAEKAIETARSRGWQVVGMARDFKYVFPFELSQTR; encoded by the coding sequence ATGAAAACCGGGGTTCCCAGACGTTGGTTCGCACTGACGCTTCTCGCTCTTCTCCTCACCAGCCTGCTCTTTTCCGCAACGGCGCTCCTCGCTATGGTGTCCTGCAAGGATCCGCTTCCTTCCTGGAACGCCGGTGAAGCCAAGGATCGGATCCTGGCCTTCGTCCGGAACGTCACCCAACCCGGAAGCCCTGCCTTCGTCCCGGTACAGGAACGAATCGCCGTCTTCGACAACGACGGCACCCTCTGCCTTGAAAAACCCGTCCCCTTCCAGTTCGCTTTCAGCTTCGAGCGCATCCGTGCCCTCGCGGAAATCGACACCGAACTGGCAGAACAGCAGCCATACAAAGCCGTGATCGATGGCGACGAGGTCACTTTGCACAACCTGGATCCGGCTGAACTCGAGCAGACGCTCATGATCAGTTTCGCAGGCACGACGATCGAGTCCTTCCAGGAAGCTGTGAACAGCTGGCTGGGGAGGGCGCGTCATCCGCGTTACCAGCGACTTTACACCGAGCTTGTCTATCAACCGATGATGGAACTGCTCGACTACCTGCGCACCAACGATTTCCGGATCTTTGTCGTTTCGGGGAGCGGCGCCGACTTCATCCGCGTCTTTTCGGGGACCTTGTACGGGATCCCCGTCGAGCGGATGATCGGCAGCAGCCTGGTCTATGAACTCGAAAAAACCGAGGGAGGCCAGCGGATCATCAAGACGGACAAGCTCAATTCCTATAACGTCGACGGGGAAAAGGTGCTCAATATCGCCTTGCACATCGGGCGGAGACCCATTCTGGCCTTCGGCAATTCCGACGGCGACCTCGCCATGCTCGAATACGCCGACAACGGCAAAGGGCCCGGACTTTCGCTGCTCCTCCACCATGACGACGAGACCCGCGAATACCGTTATGCCCAGGGTGCGGAAAAGGCTATCGAGACCGCCCGGAGCCGCGGTTGGCAGGTTGTCGGGATGGCCCGGGACTTCAAGTACGTGTTTCCTTTCGAGCTGTCTCAGACCCGGTAA
- a CDS encoding hypothetical protein (Evidence 5 : Unknown function): protein MQTASRDQRCVFSRFSTNPKTSYPCIWRRSKITADTTGAFSCLISFDPEMVFLADPGVNLYVCLCGDLQVASR from the coding sequence GTGCAGACGGCATCGAGGGATCAACGCTGCGTTTTTTCTCGCTTTTCGACCAACCCAAAGACATCGTACCCGTGCATTTGGCGACGATCGAAGATTACCGCAGATACAACGGGAGCTTTCTCTTGTCTCATTAGTTTCGATCCGGAAATGGTCTTTTTGGCCGATCCCGGCGTCAATCTGTACGTTTGCTTGTGCGGCGACCTGCAGGTCGCCTCCCGCTAA
- a CDS encoding NUDIX hydrolase, with amino-acid sequence MKRCHADLGLKFGPGENTLLGYFNGSPEMSYAGEMRKLVGPRRIFVPGVRAVIVNAAGEILLQRRNDNDLWGLPGGSVELDESPLTALRREVAEETSLEVVSAEPMGLYCGPRQKFTYPNGDEVQCFALAFIVRNWRGTPRADGIEGSTLRFFSLFDQPKDIVPVHLATIEDYRRYNGSFLLSH; translated from the coding sequence ATGAAACGCTGCCATGCCGATCTAGGTCTGAAGTTTGGCCCTGGTGAAAACACCCTGTTAGGATATTTCAATGGAAGCCCTGAGATGAGCTATGCGGGAGAGATGCGGAAACTGGTCGGACCCCGCAGGATCTTCGTCCCCGGTGTGCGGGCTGTCATCGTGAACGCCGCCGGAGAGATCCTGCTGCAGCGCCGCAATGACAACGACCTGTGGGGTTTACCCGGCGGGTCTGTCGAATTGGATGAATCCCCGCTTACTGCGCTCCGCCGAGAGGTGGCGGAGGAGACCTCCCTGGAGGTGGTCAGCGCCGAGCCCATGGGCCTATACTGCGGCCCTCGCCAAAAATTCACCTACCCGAACGGAGACGAGGTGCAGTGTTTCGCCTTGGCCTTCATCGTGAGAAACTGGCGCGGCACTCCTCGTGCAGACGGCATCGAGGGATCAACGCTGCGTTTTTTCTCGCTTTTCGACCAACCCAAAGACATCGTACCCGTGCATTTGGCGACGATCGAAGATTACCGCAGATACAACGGGAGCTTTCTCTTGTCTCATTAG
- a CDS encoding hypothetical protein (Evidence 5 : Unknown function), giving the protein MKSASSSKECERRMPHRRFQTGAYGSGRGCPGGRAKTSVSLDRFLSRGGVGLIRWGQLRRLRFMAHCLLCRAGDVQEQRIDGGRALRTSKEFNNRRHT; this is encoded by the coding sequence GTGAAAAGCGCATCCAGCAGTAAGGAATGCGAAAGACGCATGCCGCATCGGAGGTTTCAAACCGGTGCCTATGGTTCAGGGCGGGGATGCCCAGGAGGAAGGGCAAAAACCAGCGTTTCCCTGGATCGTTTCCTTTCCAGGGGAGGGGTGGGCCTCATACGCTGGGGTCAACTCCGGCGGCTGCGGTTTATGGCACACTGCTTGCTTTGTCGGGCCGGGGATGTCCAGGAACAGCGGATCGATGGTGGAAGGGCCCTGAGGACATCAAAAGAATTCAACAATAGGAGGCATACATGA
- a CDS encoding putative Kelch repeat-containing protein (Evidence 3 : Putative function from multiple computational evidences) → MKFETPFHGLRCFCLAVISVLLFCLLAYVPGLTYAAGPWKPVGSMQDKRFAHTATLLSDGTVLVAGGMQDNEEFAGVICSAEIYDPSSGAWERTGDMKTSRSHHTATLLPDGRVLVAGGRRAGDCNETLRSAELYDPATRTWSDAGALEQPRLEHTATLLQDGRVLVAGGSIDSMLPVAAAEIFYPKENVWSRTADLTVPRASHTATLLSDGRVFIFGGATGERKFSDETGDLYDPESERWTPSAPLTGCPVAGACAVQLPDSGGQVMVVGGAGSAGCLLQPRIYDPGNDQWIDTGAPTVYQRSQFSLSLLPDGSVLAVGGSNREGFPDSEVYQPSSAGWRSIGPMNVNRKLHTATLLPDGTVLVAGGVCGKEVLPSAEIYAPKGRLEVQRSRGLLQPRAHHTATLLPQGQILVAGGEALSRRPLNHVEVYDPAGGRWFAAAPMARARTSHSAFLLSDGNLLVCGGRIGNRPTASTEVYQTVPKNWHTVEDMRMARMDFAGTALWDGGILVSGGLGASGILFETEIFDPGSGIWMPAGEMTQPRCRHTATLLRDGRVLVAGGAGPWGPAGEAEVYDPETGSWAETNAMAFPRMGHSAVLLPDGSVLVTGGVNREGFVAPVERFDPATGLWRSAGVLSVPRTGHSSLVLRDGRVLVVGGTGAGGPAVWVEMMRPATDSWVRTCTTSDRRIGCTTTLLLNGEIMVCGGYSGPVRLSRTAERLHVESPGNGALQPYLEPVESPLEWGCALSLGGEGFRGAGFTEASGGDFRGSPANYPLVQLRHMASGVIKWLLPDPDASFTDREFRSAGVEGFPEGYAMITVFVNGSPSHSRTTRFMGPSRGCLQSRGLKQEMALRMNW, encoded by the coding sequence ATGAAGTTCGAAACCCCGTTTCACGGCTTGAGGTGCTTTTGCCTCGCCGTCATCAGTGTTTTGCTTTTCTGTTTGCTTGCGTATGTTCCCGGTCTGACCTATGCAGCCGGGCCTTGGAAGCCCGTCGGTTCCATGCAGGATAAACGATTCGCCCACACGGCGACCCTCCTGTCCGATGGAACGGTCCTGGTGGCGGGTGGAATGCAGGACAACGAGGAATTCGCAGGGGTCATTTGCAGCGCGGAGATCTATGATCCTTCAAGCGGCGCCTGGGAGCGCACGGGCGATATGAAAACCTCTCGCTCCCACCACACAGCAACGCTTCTGCCGGACGGCCGGGTCTTGGTCGCAGGCGGTCGGAGGGCCGGAGACTGCAATGAAACGCTCCGGTCGGCGGAGCTTTACGACCCGGCCACAAGGACCTGGAGTGATGCAGGCGCTCTGGAACAACCCAGACTGGAGCATACGGCGACGCTTTTGCAGGACGGCCGTGTCCTCGTGGCCGGGGGTTCCATCGATTCCATGCTGCCCGTCGCCGCTGCGGAGATCTTCTATCCCAAAGAAAACGTCTGGAGTCGCACGGCTGATTTGACGGTTCCTCGCGCATCGCACACGGCGACGCTCCTTTCGGACGGGCGGGTGTTCATCTTCGGGGGCGCGACGGGCGAGAGGAAATTTTCGGATGAGACCGGGGACCTTTACGACCCGGAATCCGAGAGATGGACCCCGAGTGCCCCCCTTACCGGCTGTCCGGTTGCCGGAGCCTGCGCCGTCCAACTTCCGGATTCGGGGGGGCAGGTGATGGTGGTCGGCGGGGCGGGCAGCGCAGGGTGTCTGCTCCAGCCTCGGATTTACGACCCGGGCAATGACCAGTGGATCGACACCGGGGCCCCGACCGTTTACCAGCGCAGCCAGTTTTCCTTGTCCCTCCTGCCGGATGGATCTGTTTTGGCGGTGGGAGGCAGCAATAGAGAAGGGTTTCCGGATTCGGAGGTCTATCAGCCGTCGAGCGCGGGATGGCGTTCCATCGGCCCGATGAATGTGAATCGCAAACTGCATACGGCGACCTTGCTGCCCGACGGAACCGTTCTGGTGGCCGGCGGGGTGTGCGGAAAAGAGGTTTTGCCTTCGGCCGAGATCTATGCCCCGAAAGGGCGGCTGGAAGTGCAGAGATCCAGGGGTCTTTTGCAGCCAAGGGCGCACCATACGGCGACCCTTCTTCCACAGGGACAGATTCTTGTGGCGGGGGGAGAGGCCTTGTCCCGACGCCCGTTGAACCACGTCGAGGTCTACGATCCGGCAGGCGGGCGCTGGTTCGCGGCGGCTCCAATGGCCCGTGCCCGAACTTCCCACAGTGCTTTCCTCCTTTCCGATGGAAATCTTCTCGTATGCGGAGGGCGTATCGGGAACCGGCCGACGGCAAGCACGGAGGTGTACCAGACCGTGCCGAAAAACTGGCACACGGTCGAGGACATGCGGATGGCGAGGATGGATTTTGCGGGAACGGCCCTTTGGGATGGCGGCATCCTTGTCTCAGGCGGTCTGGGTGCCAGCGGCATCCTTTTCGAGACGGAGATATTCGATCCGGGCAGCGGCATCTGGATGCCAGCGGGGGAGATGACACAGCCGCGGTGCCGGCATACTGCGACACTCCTGCGCGACGGCAGGGTGCTGGTTGCAGGCGGGGCCGGCCCCTGGGGTCCTGCCGGGGAAGCCGAGGTGTATGATCCGGAGACAGGTTCCTGGGCCGAGACGAACGCGATGGCCTTTCCTCGCATGGGCCACAGCGCGGTCCTGCTCCCCGACGGCAGTGTGCTGGTTACCGGGGGTGTCAATCGAGAAGGCTTTGTAGCTCCGGTCGAACGATTCGATCCGGCGACAGGTCTCTGGCGCAGTGCAGGAGTACTCTCCGTTCCACGCACGGGCCATTCCAGCCTCGTGCTGCGCGACGGCAGGGTCCTCGTTGTGGGTGGGACAGGCGCCGGAGGCCCCGCCGTATGGGTGGAGATGATGAGACCCGCCACCGATTCCTGGGTCCGGACCTGCACGACGAGCGATCGCCGCATCGGCTGCACCACGACCCTGCTCCTCAACGGAGAGATCATGGTCTGCGGAGGATACTCCGGTCCGGTGCGCCTTTCGAGAACCGCAGAGAGGCTGCACGTAGAATCCCCCGGCAACGGCGCTCTCCAGCCCTACCTCGAGCCGGTCGAGTCGCCTCTTGAATGGGGATGTGCACTGTCTCTCGGGGGTGAAGGCTTCAGGGGCGCAGGCTTTACAGAGGCATCCGGAGGAGATTTCAGAGGATCGCCGGCCAACTATCCACTGGTCCAACTGCGGCACATGGCAAGCGGGGTGATAAAGTGGCTTCTCCCGGACCCGGATGCCTCATTTACAGATCGTGAATTTCGCTCTGCGGGTGTCGAAGGCTTTCCCGAGGGTTATGCGATGATTACGGTCTTTGTCAACGGTAGTCCAAGTCATTCGCGGACCACAAGGTTCATGGGGCCATCGCGCGGTTGTTTACAATCGCGGGGGCTGAAGCAAGAAATGGCCCTCAGGATGAATTGGTGA
- the slyB gene encoding Outer membrane lipoprotein SlyB, with protein MRRIRFAATVCMGLVMALTGVGCAPSLSGDVYSRDEAKQVQVAHEGTVVMVRSVQIEGTHSGIGAIAGGILGYGIGSTIGGGSGQTLARAAGTVAGALAGGAAEEGATRQNGLEITVKLDNGEVVSIVQANDVPFAKGDRVTVLRRPDGSARVLQ; from the coding sequence ATGAGAAGGATCCGTTTTGCAGCGACCGTCTGCATGGGGCTGGTCATGGCCTTGACAGGGGTGGGGTGCGCCCCGAGTTTGTCGGGCGACGTCTACTCACGCGATGAAGCGAAACAGGTCCAGGTAGCCCACGAAGGGACTGTGGTCATGGTTCGAAGTGTGCAGATCGAAGGGACGCATTCCGGTATCGGGGCCATCGCCGGTGGAATCCTGGGGTATGGGATTGGAAGCACGATCGGCGGTGGCAGCGGACAAACCCTGGCCAGAGCCGCCGGAACGGTGGCCGGCGCCTTGGCCGGTGGCGCTGCCGAGGAAGGCGCTACAAGGCAGAACGGTCTGGAGATTACGGTGAAACTGGACAATGGCGAGGTGGTATCGATCGTCCAGGCGAATGATGTGCCCTTTGCGAAGGGCGACCGGGTGACGGTTTTGCGGCGGCCCGACGGTAGCGCCAGGGTCCTGCAGTGA